A genomic region of Candidatus Pseudomonas phytovorans contains the following coding sequences:
- a CDS encoding Gfo/Idh/MocA family oxidoreductase translates to MNAPLRIALIGAGIMGRQHYQHLRNVPQAQLCAVADPGPQAEAFAAECGVPCFADHRQMLERVRPEAVIVANPNNLHVATALDCIEAGVPVLVEKPVGVHLDEVRALVEASRNRGVPVLVGHHRRHNPLIATAHQVIADGKLGRLINVTALWQLQKPDSYFETPWRREPGAGFLLTNLIHDLDLLRHLCGEVVQVQAFTRNDVRGFANEDSAAVLLQFANGALGSLTGSDAVAAPWSWELDSGESPMYPRQDGQPCYLLAGTQGALSIPQLKRWHYAEAGSGWHTPLLQSEETIPDGEALTLQLQHFVRVARGEQAPLIDAADGGRTLALIEAIRQAAESGRACAPEQIA, encoded by the coding sequence TTGAACGCACCCCTTCGTATTGCCCTGATCGGCGCCGGCATCATGGGCCGTCAGCACTACCAGCACTTGCGCAATGTGCCGCAAGCCCAACTGTGCGCGGTGGCCGACCCCGGCCCGCAGGCTGAGGCGTTTGCCGCCGAATGTGGCGTACCCTGTTTTGCCGACCACCGGCAGATGCTGGAGCGTGTGCGCCCCGAGGCCGTGATCGTTGCCAACCCGAACAACCTGCATGTGGCTACCGCCCTGGATTGCATCGAGGCCGGCGTGCCCGTGTTGGTCGAAAAGCCGGTGGGCGTGCACCTGGATGAAGTCCGTGCCTTGGTAGAGGCATCGCGAAACCGGGGTGTGCCAGTGCTGGTCGGCCATCACCGGCGGCACAACCCATTGATCGCCACGGCGCACCAGGTGATTGCCGACGGCAAGCTGGGCCGGCTGATCAATGTCACCGCACTCTGGCAACTGCAAAAACCTGACAGCTACTTCGAAACCCCATGGCGTCGCGAGCCGGGGGCCGGCTTTTTGCTGACCAACTTGATCCACGACCTCGACCTGCTGCGCCATCTGTGTGGCGAGGTGGTGCAGGTGCAGGCGTTCACCCGTAACGATGTACGCGGTTTTGCCAACGAAGACAGTGCGGCGGTGCTGCTGCAGTTTGCCAATGGTGCGTTGGGCAGCCTGACCGGCTCCGACGCGGTGGCCGCGCCGTGGAGCTGGGAGCTGGATTCCGGCGAGAGCCCGATGTACCCGCGCCAGGATGGCCAGCCATGCTACCTGCTGGCCGGCACTCAGGGGGCGCTGAGCATTCCCCAGCTCAAGCGCTGGCACTATGCCGAGGCCGGATCGGGCTGGCACACGCCGCTGCTGCAGAGCGAAGAAACCATTCCTGACGGCGAGGCGTTGACCCTGCAGTTGCAGCATTTCGTGCGGGTTGCCCGGGGTGAGCAGGCGCCGCTGATCGACGCTGCCGACGGTGGCCGCACGCTGGCGCTTATAGAAGCCATCCGCCAGGCGGCGGAAAGCGGCCGGGCCTGTGCCCCCGAGCAGATTGCCTAA
- a CDS encoding IclR family transcriptional regulator, with translation MAGSQIERAFSLVESLTGEPQGLPLQTLAERLDIPKSAAHRMLTELVRLGYVRQNRDNSRYQLSAKLVALGFRYLSSNGADIIQPILDRLAQDSGELVRLGVIDGARQTWIAKSQGARSGLRYDPDMGRDAPLFYTASGHAWLASLDDEQALQMVLRQGIADPAQFGPNAPRSTDALLAYLHRAREQGYAWVEETSAIGTSALAAVVRRPQTDEVIGVLSIAGPSARMAQSRLAELAPLLLAAAQELSAASRASELFA, from the coding sequence ATGGCTGGTAGTCAGATCGAACGCGCCTTCAGTCTTGTAGAAAGCCTTACCGGCGAACCCCAGGGGCTGCCCTTGCAAACCCTGGCCGAGCGCCTGGACATTCCCAAGAGCGCGGCCCACCGCATGCTCACCGAACTGGTGCGCCTGGGCTACGTGCGGCAGAACCGCGACAACAGCCGCTACCAGTTGTCGGCCAAACTGGTAGCCCTGGGGTTTCGTTACCTGTCTAGCAACGGTGCCGACATCATCCAGCCGATTCTTGACCGCCTGGCCCAGGACAGCGGCGAACTGGTGCGCCTTGGCGTGATCGACGGAGCACGACAGACCTGGATCGCCAAGTCCCAGGGCGCGCGTTCCGGGCTGCGCTACGACCCGGACATGGGCCGCGACGCGCCGCTGTTCTACACCGCCTCAGGGCATGCCTGGCTGGCCAGCCTGGACGATGAACAGGCGCTGCAGATGGTGTTGCGCCAGGGCATCGCCGACCCTGCGCAGTTCGGCCCGAACGCGCCACGTTCCACCGACGCGCTGCTGGCCTACCTGCACCGCGCCCGCGAGCAGGGTTATGCCTGGGTCGAGGAAACCTCGGCCATCGGTACCTCGGCCCTGGCGGCGGTGGTCCGCCGCCCGCAAACGGACGAGGTGATCGGCGTATTGAGCATCGCCGGGCCCAGTGCGCGAATGGCGCAAAGCCGCCTGGCAGAGCTGGCGCCGCTGTTGCTGGCGGCGGCGCAAGAGCTGTCGGCAGCCAGCCGGGCAAGCGAATTGTTTGCCTGA
- a CDS encoding FAD-dependent oxidoreductase gives MPAAALDTEYDVLVIGSGAAGLAAAVTAAWHGQKVIVLEKEPVFGGATAWSGGWAWVPRNPLAQRAGIVEDIEQPRTYLRNELGAHYNAERVDAFLEACPHMVAFFEKHTALQFADGNGIPDMHGDTPGAAQGGHQVIAAPYDASLVGALLPRLRKTMRETSFMGMPIMAGTDLAAFLNMTRSPKALLHVCKRFGRHLYHLARHGRAMHLVNGVALVARLAKSAQDLGVHLQESAPAKRLLVEDGQVRGVLVATAQGDRQIRAKAVVLAAGGFPNDNARRRQLFPRDASGHDNLALPPQGCSGDGLRLGESAGGVVATDLKSPVAWAPVSQVPHRDGSVGHFPHIIERGKPGIIGVLANGKRFVNEAHGYYDYVSAMVAAVPPSEEVCSWLVCDHRFLRRYGLGHARPAPLPVGPHVRNGYLKRGATLEQLAQACGIDPAGLRATVDDFNTHARNGQDPLFGRGSTPFNRKQGDPQHKGPNPCVAPIEHGPFYAVKVKPGCFGTFAGLRTDGSARVLGEAGQPIAGLYAAGTDMASVFGGWYPSGGINLGPALTFGYVAGRHIAGAAEYE, from the coding sequence ATGCCTGCTGCCGCTCTCGATACCGAATACGATGTACTGGTCATAGGCTCTGGCGCCGCCGGGCTGGCTGCGGCCGTGACGGCTGCCTGGCATGGGCAGAAAGTGATCGTGCTGGAGAAGGAACCCGTGTTCGGCGGCGCCACCGCCTGGTCCGGCGGCTGGGCCTGGGTGCCACGCAACCCGTTGGCACAGCGGGCCGGCATTGTCGAAGACATCGAGCAGCCCCGTACCTACCTGCGCAATGAGCTGGGGGCGCATTACAACGCCGAGCGCGTGGATGCCTTCCTTGAGGCCTGTCCGCACATGGTGGCGTTCTTCGAGAAGCACACAGCGCTGCAGTTTGCCGACGGCAACGGTATCCCGGACATGCATGGCGACACACCCGGTGCGGCCCAGGGCGGGCATCAGGTGATCGCCGCGCCGTACGACGCCAGCCTGGTTGGCGCCTTGCTGCCGCGCCTGCGCAAGACAATGCGCGAAACCTCGTTCATGGGCATGCCGATCATGGCCGGCACCGACCTTGCCGCCTTCCTCAACATGACCCGCTCGCCCAAGGCTTTGCTGCATGTGTGCAAACGTTTTGGCCGGCACCTGTATCACCTGGCCCGGCATGGCCGGGCGATGCACCTGGTCAACGGTGTGGCGCTGGTGGCACGGCTGGCCAAGTCGGCACAAGACCTGGGGGTGCACCTGCAGGAATCGGCACCGGCCAAGCGCCTGCTGGTCGAAGATGGCCAGGTACGCGGTGTGCTTGTGGCCACAGCGCAGGGTGATCGGCAGATCCGGGCCAAGGCCGTGGTACTCGCGGCAGGTGGCTTCCCCAACGACAACGCCCGGCGCCGGCAGCTTTTCCCGCGGGATGCCAGCGGCCACGACAACCTGGCCCTGCCACCGCAGGGTTGCTCAGGTGATGGGCTGCGCCTGGGCGAGTCGGCCGGTGGCGTGGTCGCCACCGACCTGAAATCACCCGTGGCCTGGGCGCCGGTTTCGCAGGTGCCGCACCGCGACGGCAGCGTCGGCCACTTCCCGCACATCATCGAACGCGGCAAGCCCGGCATCATTGGCGTGCTGGCCAACGGCAAGCGTTTTGTCAACGAAGCGCATGGCTATTACGACTATGTGTCAGCCATGGTCGCGGCAGTGCCTCCGAGTGAGGAAGTGTGCTCGTGGCTGGTGTGCGACCATCGCTTCTTGCGCCGCTATGGCCTGGGCCATGCCCGCCCGGCACCGCTGCCGGTCGGGCCGCATGTGCGCAACGGTTACCTCAAGCGCGGCGCTACGCTTGAACAACTCGCCCAGGCTTGCGGCATTGACCCGGCCGGGTTACGCGCCACGGTCGATGACTTCAACACCCATGCCCGCAACGGCCAGGACCCGTTGTTCGGCCGAGGCTCCACGCCATTCAACCGCAAGCAGGGCGACCCGCAGCACAAAGGGCCCAACCCGTGTGTAGCGCCCATCGAGCATGGGCCGTTCTATGCGGTGAAGGTGAAGCCTGGCTGCTTTGGCACCTTTGCCGGGCTGCGCACCGATGGCAGTGCCCGCGTGCTGGGTGAAGCCGGGCAGCCGATTGCAGGGCTGTATGCGGCAGGTACCGACATGGCCAGCGTGTTTGGTGGCTGGTACCCGTCGGGGGGCATCAACCTGGGGCCGGCGCTGACCTTTGGTTATGTGGCCGGGCGGCATATTGCCGGGGCGGCGGAGTATGAGTGA
- a CDS encoding benzaldehyde dehydrogenase — protein MLCVNTLLPNELWNERLFTGTWVPGELPASVITSPGNGQPLGTLANAGTRQVEQSAGEAATAQRSWYALPYDDRAKVLRKAAAIAEQYQAEIADWIVRESGSTQAKAGFETSITIKSLHEACALPSRSQGEVLPSTAGRLSIARRRPLGVVGVISPFNFPLYLAMRAVAPALATGNAVVLKPDPRTAVCGGHVIARIFELAGLPAGVLHVLPGGAEAGAALTASPSVAMIQFTGSTAAGRKVGEAAGRHLKKVSLELGGKNSLIILDDADLDLAIANATWGVYLHQGQICMSTGRVLVQRGIYDAFVERLVAKARSLTVGDPASGQVHLGPLINAAQRDNALRIVDAARAAGATLATGGSADGLFFQPTVLSDVQRDNPAFHEEIFGPVAVVVPFDSDEQAVVLANDTDYGLSAAILSRDTGRALRLGEQLRTGLLHINDQTVNDEVINPFGGVGASGNGSSIGGAANWEEFTQWQWLTLKGEAPAYPL, from the coding sequence ATGCTTTGCGTGAATACCTTACTGCCCAACGAACTCTGGAATGAGCGGCTGTTCACCGGTACCTGGGTACCCGGGGAACTGCCCGCTAGCGTGATTACCTCGCCCGGCAATGGCCAGCCACTGGGCACCTTGGCCAATGCCGGCACCAGGCAGGTGGAGCAAAGTGCAGGGGAAGCCGCCACGGCCCAGCGCAGCTGGTATGCCCTGCCCTACGATGATCGTGCCAAGGTTTTGCGCAAGGCCGCCGCCATCGCCGAGCAATACCAGGCTGAGATCGCCGACTGGATCGTCCGCGAAAGCGGCTCCACCCAGGCCAAGGCCGGCTTTGAGACGTCCATCACCATCAAGTCGCTGCACGAAGCCTGTGCCCTGCCCTCGCGCAGTCAGGGCGAGGTACTGCCTTCGACAGCTGGCCGCCTGAGCATCGCCCGGCGCAGGCCGCTGGGCGTGGTCGGGGTGATTTCGCCGTTCAACTTCCCACTTTACCTGGCCATGCGTGCCGTTGCCCCGGCACTGGCCACCGGCAATGCCGTGGTGCTCAAGCCCGACCCGCGCACCGCTGTGTGCGGTGGCCATGTGATTGCCCGCATCTTCGAGCTGGCCGGCTTGCCGGCAGGCGTGCTGCACGTACTGCCGGGCGGCGCAGAGGCCGGTGCAGCCCTGACCGCTTCACCCAGCGTGGCGATGATCCAGTTCACCGGCTCCACCGCCGCCGGCCGCAAGGTGGGAGAGGCCGCTGGCCGCCACTTGAAAAAAGTCTCGCTCGAACTGGGTGGGAAGAATTCGCTGATCATTCTCGACGACGCCGACCTGGACCTGGCCATCGCCAACGCCACCTGGGGGGTGTACCTGCACCAAGGGCAAATCTGCATGTCGACCGGCCGGGTGCTGGTGCAACGGGGCATCTATGACGCCTTCGTCGAACGCCTGGTGGCCAAGGCACGCAGCCTGACCGTGGGCGACCCGGCCAGCGGCCAGGTGCACCTGGGCCCGCTGATCAATGCAGCCCAGCGCGACAACGCTTTGCGCATCGTCGACGCTGCACGCGCTGCCGGGGCAACGTTGGCAACTGGCGGCTCGGCGGATGGGCTGTTCTTCCAGCCGACCGTACTCAGTGACGTACAGCGTGACAACCCGGCATTCCACGAAGAAATTTTCGGCCCCGTGGCCGTGGTAGTGCCGTTCGACAGCGATGAGCAGGCCGTGGTGCTGGCCAACGACACTGACTACGGCCTGAGCGCCGCCATCCTGTCGCGCGATACTGGCCGCGCCTTGCGCCTGGGCGAGCAATTGCGCACCGGGCTGCTGCACATCAACGACCAGACCGTCAACGACGAGGTCATCAACCCCTTCGGCGGCGTCGGCGCATCCGGCAACGGCAGCAGCATCGGCGGCGCCGCCAACTGGGAAGAGTTCACCCAATGGCAGTGGCTGACCCTAAAGGGCGAAGCACCGGCCTACCCCCTGTAA
- a CDS encoding NAD(P)-dependent alcohol dehydrogenase — MTTPLFRPIQAAVTRGKGAPFVLEQARIRAPQGDEVLVRIVATGMCHTDMIVRDQYYPVPLPAVLGHEGSGIVEAVGPLVQNLAVGDHVVMTYGYCGHCLACDAGQAAYCQDFFGRNFSGAGPDGQHALQDVQGQALNDHFFAQSSFATYALGRENNTVRVPKEAPIELLGPLGCGIQTGAGAVINSLKVTPGSAFAAFGGGAVGLSAVLAAQVAGAATIIAVDVVPSRLALALELGATHVVNSREADPVAAIREITGGGVQFALESTGRPEVLRQAVDALGSRGALGVVGAPPLGTTAQFDVNDLLLGGKVIRGIVEGDSVPKKFIPELVNLYLQGRFAFDKLVRFYDFEQINQAAEDSEKGLTLKPIIRIQK; from the coding sequence ATGACAACACCCCTTTTTCGCCCCATTCAAGCTGCCGTAACCCGTGGCAAAGGTGCCCCGTTCGTGCTGGAGCAGGCACGCATCCGAGCGCCGCAAGGTGACGAAGTACTGGTGCGTATCGTTGCCACCGGCATGTGCCACACCGACATGATCGTGCGTGACCAGTATTACCCGGTGCCGTTGCCAGCGGTGCTGGGGCACGAAGGTTCGGGCATCGTCGAGGCCGTTGGCCCGCTGGTGCAGAACCTGGCCGTGGGCGACCATGTGGTGATGACGTATGGCTACTGCGGCCACTGCCTGGCCTGCGATGCCGGCCAGGCCGCCTACTGCCAGGACTTCTTCGGGCGCAATTTCAGTGGCGCAGGCCCCGACGGCCAGCATGCCCTGCAAGACGTTCAGGGCCAGGCCCTGAATGACCACTTCTTCGCCCAGTCGTCTTTTGCCACCTACGCACTGGGGCGCGAAAACAACACCGTGCGCGTGCCCAAGGAAGCCCCCATCGAGCTGCTTGGCCCGCTGGGTTGCGGTATCCAGACCGGCGCTGGCGCGGTGATCAACTCGCTGAAAGTCACGCCCGGCAGCGCCTTTGCTGCCTTTGGTGGGGGTGCGGTGGGCCTCTCGGCCGTGCTGGCCGCGCAAGTGGCAGGCGCTGCAACCATCATCGCGGTCGACGTGGTGCCTTCGCGCCTGGCATTGGCTTTGGAGCTGGGCGCCACCCACGTGGTCAACAGCCGCGAGGCCGACCCGGTGGCCGCCATCCGCGAAATCACCGGCGGCGGGGTGCAGTTCGCGCTGGAATCCACCGGGCGCCCGGAGGTGCTGCGCCAGGCCGTGGATGCCCTTGGCAGCCGGGGCGCGCTCGGGGTGGTCGGCGCACCGCCGCTGGGCACCACAGCGCAGTTCGACGTCAACGACCTGCTGCTGGGCGGCAAAGTCATACGCGGCATCGTCGAGGGGGACAGCGTGCCGAAAAAGTTCATCCCCGAGTTGGTCAACCTGTACCTGCAGGGCCGCTTCGCCTTCGACAAGCTGGTGCGCTTCTACGACTTCGAGCAGATCAACCAGGCCGCCGAGGACAGCGAAAAAGGCCTGACCCTCAAACCGATCATCCGTATCCAGAAGTAA
- a CDS encoding transporter — translation MTKNSSLAWGTLACALVSAKALAVDVNAGDYTALPPGTNVAAWYQQFSRADRFNGDGAPDAKHNTSLRSNISILRLIHFTEIGGITVDPQILLPFGHVYDVKVAGQSLGSNSGMADPIIGATFWLVNQPDAGASGRYFGITPLLYLPWGQYDRDAGVNLGENRWKGDLQLGWVEPLWGRWSMEWYADAVFYGSNDKAGSGSQTLRQDTTYQLQTNLRYDFNPAQRLALGFSASEGGKQHLSGDYTGQKTEVQQVRLEFQQMVGSSVQLSGQLTHETRVVGGFQEDTGVNLRALLLF, via the coding sequence ATGACCAAGAACTCCAGCCTTGCCTGGGGCACGCTGGCCTGCGCGCTGGTTTCGGCCAAAGCCCTGGCCGTCGATGTGAATGCCGGCGACTACACCGCGCTGCCGCCGGGCACCAACGTCGCTGCCTGGTACCAGCAATTCAGCCGCGCCGACCGCTTCAACGGCGACGGTGCGCCCGACGCCAAACACAACACCAGCCTGCGGTCCAATATCAGCATCCTGCGGCTTATCCACTTCACCGAAATTGGCGGTATCACGGTAGACCCGCAAATTTTGCTGCCCTTTGGCCATGTCTATGACGTGAAGGTTGCCGGGCAGTCGCTGGGCAGCAACAGCGGCATGGCCGACCCGATCATCGGCGCCACCTTCTGGTTGGTGAACCAGCCAGATGCGGGCGCCAGTGGCCGCTACTTCGGCATTACCCCGCTGTTGTACCTGCCATGGGGGCAGTACGACCGCGACGCCGGTGTGAACCTGGGCGAAAACCGCTGGAAAGGCGACCTGCAGCTGGGCTGGGTAGAACCATTGTGGGGCCGCTGGTCGATGGAGTGGTATGCCGACGCGGTGTTCTATGGCAGCAACGACAAGGCAGGCAGCGGCAGCCAGACCTTGCGCCAGGACACCACCTACCAGTTGCAGACCAACCTGCGCTACGACTTCAACCCGGCCCAGCGCCTGGCACTGGGTTTTTCCGCCAGCGAAGGCGGCAAGCAGCACCTGTCGGGCGACTACACCGGGCAGAAGACCGAAGTGCAGCAAGTGCGCCTGGAGTTCCAGCAGATGGTCGGCAGTAGCGTGCAACTTAGCGGCCAGCTTACCCACGAAACCCGTGTGGTCGGCGGTTTTCAGGAGGACACCGGAGTCAACCTGCGCGCGCTGTTGCTGTTCTGA
- a CDS encoding sigma 54-interacting transcriptional regulator → MDRLQLQLHSARQQFAEGLPLPAGLLPEPIERSWERSRAAGLSPWQPRLARGQLDVQPLTNADTQLAACVQPELERLWELIGDSHWMLFCVNPDNRIVQTRKPTGIDSPLSALHAGRRVSEVDVGTTAPACTLMDGMPAIVAGNQHYLQEFARFFCVSVPLRGVSGELLGALDLTGIGTRNAGAMLERLKHAALATENNFFLDLPDCRILELQHDPRLLGSPLQALLAVRDDGTLYAANRAAQQLLGVHSYRPEGLSLEDVFDRPGQSGLGGSPQLLALADGSRLYGRLLARPPARPRPLRASRTALGSDRRVNARFDDACKAVAGDLPVLIAGPTGSGKEVFAKALHEHCRPHSPFVAINCAALPESLIEAELFGYTEGSFTGARKGGAMGLLESAGDGILLLDEIGDMPLALQTRLLRALQERQITRIGSTTAVPLKAHIIAATHKDLGALVASGGFREDLFYRLDGLRVALPALEQRLDKQQLIDAFFERPGFPPLQAEARRRLQAYHWPGNLRQLDNVARLVGVLAAGEPCISVQHLPDDLQGQATAAPHSLCDATQDVIERALLAHDGNVSAAAKALGISRTTLYKRLGSR, encoded by the coding sequence ATGGATCGCCTACAGCTTCAGTTGCACAGCGCCCGCCAGCAGTTCGCCGAAGGCCTGCCGTTGCCCGCCGGCCTGCTGCCCGAGCCTATCGAACGCTCGTGGGAGCGTTCCAGGGCTGCCGGGCTCAGTCCGTGGCAGCCGCGCCTGGCACGCGGGCAGCTGGATGTGCAGCCGCTGACCAATGCCGACACCCAGCTGGCCGCGTGCGTGCAACCAGAGCTGGAACGCTTGTGGGAGCTGATCGGCGACTCTCACTGGATGCTGTTTTGCGTCAACCCGGACAACCGCATCGTTCAAACGCGCAAGCCGACGGGGATCGACAGCCCGCTGTCGGCCCTGCATGCCGGGCGCCGGGTGAGTGAGGTGGACGTTGGCACCACTGCCCCGGCCTGCACGCTGATGGACGGCATGCCGGCGATCGTTGCCGGCAACCAGCATTATCTGCAGGAGTTTGCCCGGTTTTTCTGCGTCAGCGTGCCGTTGCGCGGGGTGAGTGGCGAGCTGCTCGGGGCACTGGACCTGACCGGCATCGGCACCCGCAATGCCGGTGCCATGCTTGAACGCCTGAAGCATGCGGCACTGGCTACCGAAAACAACTTTTTCCTCGACTTGCCGGACTGCCGCATTCTGGAGCTGCAACACGACCCCAGGCTGCTCGGCTCGCCGCTGCAGGCGCTGCTCGCCGTGCGCGACGACGGTACGCTGTACGCGGCCAACCGCGCCGCCCAGCAGTTACTGGGCGTGCACAGCTACCGCCCTGAAGGGCTGAGCCTTGAAGACGTGTTCGACCGCCCCGGCCAGAGCGGCCTGGGCGGTTCGCCACAGCTGCTGGCCTTGGCCGACGGTTCACGCCTGTACGGCAGGCTGTTGGCACGCCCCCCGGCCAGGCCGCGGCCGCTGCGTGCCAGCCGCACCGCGCTGGGCAGCGACCGACGGGTAAACGCCCGCTTCGATGATGCCTGCAAGGCCGTAGCCGGCGACCTGCCGGTACTGATCGCAGGGCCGACCGGTTCCGGCAAAGAGGTGTTCGCCAAGGCGCTGCATGAACACTGCCGCCCCCATTCGCCCTTCGTCGCAATCAACTGCGCCGCCCTGCCCGAGAGCCTGATCGAAGCCGAACTGTTCGGCTACACCGAGGGCAGCTTCACCGGCGCCCGCAAAGGCGGCGCCATGGGCCTGCTGGAATCGGCCGGGGACGGTATATTACTGCTCGACGAAATCGGCGACATGCCGCTGGCTTTGCAAACCCGCTTGCTGAGGGCGCTGCAGGAGCGGCAGATTACCCGCATTGGCAGCACCACAGCGGTGCCTTTGAAGGCGCACATCATCGCAGCCACCCACAAGGACCTGGGTGCCCTTGTGGCCAGCGGCGGCTTTCGCGAAGACCTGTTCTACCGCCTGGACGGCCTGCGGGTTGCCCTGCCCGCCCTGGAGCAGCGGCTGGACAAGCAACAACTGATCGATGCCTTCTTCGAGCGCCCGGGCTTCCCGCCACTGCAGGCCGAGGCCAGGCGCCGGCTGCAGGCCTACCACTGGCCGGGCAACCTGCGCCAACTGGACAACGTGGCGCGGCTGGTCGGGGTGCTGGCCGCTGGCGAGCCGTGCATCAGTGTGCAGCACCTGCCAGACGACCTGCAGGGCCAGGCAACTGCTGCGCCGCACTCGCTTTGCGACGCGACGCAGGATGTCATCGAGCGCGCCTTGCTGGCCCATGACGGCAATGTCAGTGCCGCCGCCAAAGCGCTGGGCATTTCGCGCACCACCTTGTACAAGCGCCTGGGCTCCCGCTAG
- a CDS encoding TetR/AcrR family transcriptional regulator, with product MQPPQRTPGRGRPRTITRERIADVSVVIGLPNLTFVGVAAALGVSHMALYKHVPNIEALKCVVAEEVFQRWQIPKAGGECAEGLQAYLMRFAASVQAFVKVHPGLTPYVIRRLAATEAMIDKINDHQAHIAQAYGLDLEQARWLLSTVAFHGFAVADTVYTVSGREPLLEADPAGEESEMEVELLEGMQALIVGALVMLEQRGRT from the coding sequence ATGCAACCACCACAACGCACACCCGGACGCGGTCGCCCTCGCACCATTACCCGTGAACGGATTGCCGACGTGAGCGTCGTCATCGGTCTGCCCAACCTCACGTTCGTGGGCGTGGCCGCTGCATTGGGCGTAAGCCACATGGCGCTGTACAAGCACGTGCCCAACATCGAAGCACTCAAGTGCGTGGTGGCCGAGGAGGTGTTCCAGCGTTGGCAGATCCCCAAGGCAGGCGGGGAGTGTGCTGAGGGGTTGCAGGCCTACCTGATGCGCTTTGCCGCGTCGGTCCAGGCATTCGTCAAGGTGCACCCGGGGCTGACGCCGTATGTGATCCGCAGGCTGGCGGCGACAGAAGCGATGATCGACAAGATCAACGACCACCAGGCACACATCGCCCAGGCCTACGGCCTGGACCTGGAACAGGCGCGCTGGTTGCTGTCCACGGTGGCGTTCCATGGCTTTGCGGTGGCCGATACGGTGTACACGGTGTCGGGGCGCGAGCCGCTGCTGGAGGCTGACCCGGCCGGCGAAGAATCGGAAATGGAAGTGGAGTTGCTTGAGGGCATGCAGGCGCTGATTGTCGGCGCGCTGGTAATGCTGGAGCAGCGCGGGCGTACTTGA